A single region of the Pseudosulfitobacter pseudonitzschiae genome encodes:
- a CDS encoding MFS transporter encodes MPDRISPLILFRNQTFRSLWIAALASNFGGLVQAVGAAWLMTSLSDSQNMVALVQGSVALPIMIFSLLAGVFADNFDRRRVMLIAQAFMFVVSVILTFMAFEGWLSPWLLLAFTFLIGCGTALHNPSWQATMGDIVSREELPSAVSLNSMGFNLMRSVGPAAGGAIVALAGAAAAFAVNALSYVAILTALLRWKAPIRDTRLPREPMGSAFSAGLRYVAMSPNLLRVILRGFWFGLAAIALLALLPVVVRETLEATAFIYGVMLGCFGMGAVAGALTNASLRVQFTNETIARGAFIGFALSCVVLALSKQPIVSGAALMLAGACWVLALSMFNVTIQLSTPRWVVGRVIALYQTGTFGGMAAGSLIWGAMAEQAGSEYALLTASGLLVIGALIGLQMPLPEFSGLNLDPLNRFKEPSTRFDLSYRSGPVMVMVDYEIAQADVPEFLAAMSLRRRVRIRDGAQQWALLRDLHQPEHWSESYHVPTWGEYVRHNERRTNADAELSDRIRVLHRGSEAPAVHRMIEHQVVPLRDDMLQKAE; translated from the coding sequence GTGCCAGATCGCATTTCGCCATTGATATTGTTCCGCAACCAAACGTTTCGGTCCCTTTGGATTGCTGCGCTGGCCTCGAACTTCGGGGGACTTGTTCAGGCCGTCGGGGCGGCATGGTTGATGACGTCCCTGTCGGATTCGCAAAATATGGTTGCCTTGGTGCAGGGATCGGTTGCCTTGCCGATCATGATATTCTCGCTTCTTGCGGGGGTCTTCGCAGATAATTTCGACCGGCGGCGCGTCATGCTGATCGCGCAGGCGTTCATGTTTGTCGTCTCAGTGATCCTTACCTTTATGGCGTTCGAAGGCTGGCTTTCGCCGTGGTTGCTGCTGGCATTCACGTTCCTGATTGGCTGTGGCACCGCGCTGCACAACCCGTCGTGGCAGGCTACGATGGGTGATATTGTATCGCGCGAAGAATTGCCTTCGGCCGTGTCGCTGAACAGCATGGGCTTCAACCTGATGCGCAGTGTCGGTCCGGCGGCGGGTGGGGCCATTGTGGCACTTGCGGGGGCCGCGGCAGCCTTTGCGGTTAATGCGCTAAGCTATGTGGCCATTCTGACTGCGTTGCTGCGGTGGAAAGCCCCGATACGCGATACCCGACTCCCCCGCGAACCGATGGGCAGCGCCTTTTCCGCAGGGCTGCGATATGTTGCGATGTCTCCGAACCTGCTGCGGGTGATTTTGCGCGGATTCTGGTTCGGCCTTGCCGCCATTGCCTTGCTTGCTCTGTTGCCTGTTGTTGTGCGCGAAACTCTTGAAGCAACGGCATTTATTTATGGGGTCATGCTGGGGTGCTTTGGCATGGGGGCGGTTGCCGGTGCGCTGACAAACGCAAGTCTGCGTGTGCAATTCACCAACGAGACTATCGCCAGAGGTGCGTTTATCGGTTTTGCGCTAAGTTGCGTTGTTCTTGCCCTTAGCAAGCAACCCATCGTATCTGGCGCTGCCTTGATGCTGGCGGGCGCGTGTTGGGTGCTTGCGCTGTCGATGTTCAACGTGACAATCCAGCTTTCGACACCGCGGTGGGTCGTGGGGCGGGTTATCGCCCTCTATCAGACCGGCACATTTGGCGGCATGGCAGCGGGCAGTCTGATCTGGGGCGCGATGGCCGAACAGGCAGGGTCTGAGTACGCGTTGCTGACGGCCTCTGGCTTGTTGGTAATCGGTGCGCTGATCGGTCTGCAAATGCCTCTGCCCGAGTTCAGCGGCCTGAACCTTGACCCTTTGAACCGTTTCAAAGAGCCGTCAACGCGGTTCGATCTGAGCTATCGCAGCGGGCCGGTCATGGTCATGGTTGACTACGAAATTGCACAGGCGGACGTGCCCGAGTTTCTGGCCGCGATGAGCCTGCGGCGGCGTGTGCGTATTCGGGACGGCGCGCAACAATGGGCGCTGTTGCGTGACCTGCACCAGCCCGAACACTGGAGCGAAAGTTATCATGTACCGACTTGGGGCGAATATGTACGCCACAATGAACGGCGCACCAATGCGGACGCAGAGCTGTCCGACCGTATCAGAGTGTTGCACCGTGGATCAGAAGCGCCCGCGGTTCACCGGATGATTGAACATCAGGTCGTTCCGCTGAGGGACGACATGTTACAAAAGGCAGAGTAA
- a CDS encoding response regulator: MKILAVDDNLLTLDLLTTLAGRLGFDDVTTASSGEAAMELVNRDTEPYQCFLMDISMPGMDGIELCGLVRALPAYRKTPIIMLTSMTERDYVDQAFKTGATDYATKPFHITELGARLRMANEINATRVGAPSDALTADSQKEPLSENVQIEGFPGLITYNALGNYLLQLSKAALAGSQVLAVKIDQIERIHMRGSSQEFSYALTEVADAICGAFETKSNMFAYAGNGSFLVVQSKDASVQAIDLELQVQNLLDEKDTEFDNGDPMDLDVSIGNPIVPSINSTLPAWDTFDRAISRAESRMAQKRQHPTCPDVAVQVQSTVQ; this comes from the coding sequence ATGAAAATTCTAGCCGTTGATGACAACCTGCTAACTCTTGACTTGCTCACCACCCTTGCCGGTCGGCTCGGGTTTGATGACGTGACAACTGCATCATCAGGCGAGGCCGCCATGGAACTGGTGAACCGCGATACGGAACCCTATCAGTGCTTTCTAATGGATATCAGCATGCCAGGGATGGACGGGATTGAGCTGTGCGGCCTTGTACGGGCGCTTCCAGCGTACCGGAAAACACCGATTATCATGCTGACCTCGATGACTGAACGGGACTATGTCGATCAGGCCTTCAAGACCGGTGCGACAGACTATGCAACCAAACCATTTCATATCACCGAACTTGGTGCCCGACTACGAATGGCAAACGAGATCAACGCCACCCGCGTGGGGGCGCCATCCGATGCGCTGACCGCCGACTCGCAGAAAGAGCCGTTGTCCGAGAATGTGCAGATCGAAGGGTTTCCGGGCCTAATCACTTACAATGCCTTAGGTAACTACCTGTTACAGCTGTCCAAAGCTGCTTTGGCGGGGTCACAGGTTCTGGCGGTGAAAATCGACCAGATCGAGAGAATCCATATGCGGGGGTCATCGCAAGAATTTTCCTATGCACTGACCGAAGTGGCCGACGCAATTTGCGGCGCTTTCGAAACCAAGAGCAATATGTTTGCCTATGCTGGCAATGGCAGTTTCTTGGTCGTGCAAAGCAAAGACGCCAGTGTGCAGGCTATTGATCTCGAGCTTCAGGTTCAGAACCTTCTTGATGAGAAAGACACCGAATTTGACAACGGTGATCCGATGGATCTGGATGTGTCCATCGGCAACCCGATCGTTCCCAGCATCAACAGCACGCTTCCGGCGTGGGATACATTTGATCGGGCGATCTCGCGCGCCGAAAGCCGGATGGCCCAAAAGAGGCAACATCCGACTTGTCCAGATGTCGCTGTTCAAGTGCAATCGACTGTCCAATGA
- a CDS encoding WGR domain-containing protein: protein MQTYLEKRQPAKNVARFYRMAVMPNLFGEWTLYREWGRIGQGGRVWMDWFADESQAVAALITLETAKCKRGYWVEPQQLAMFG from the coding sequence ATGCAGACCTATCTCGAAAAGCGCCAGCCTGCGAAGAACGTCGCCCGGTTCTACCGGATGGCCGTCATGCCGAACCTGTTTGGCGAATGGACGCTCTACCGCGAATGGGGCCGCATAGGGCAGGGCGGGCGGGTGTGGATGGATTGGTTCGCGGATGAAAGCCAGGCCGTCGCGGCGCTGATCACACTGGAAACCGCCAAGTGCAAACGCGGCTATTGGGTGGAGCCTCAGCAGCTGGCGATGTTTGGGTGA
- a CDS encoding tyrosine-type recombinase/integrase — translation MFKSWLEKACLDPSLYGLHSLRRTFPTHIYQQTDNLRAAQLLLGYASIERTKEYIGTEQAEALDIARKYHL, via the coding sequence CTGTTCAAGTCCTGGCTGGAAAAGGCCTGCCTCGATCCCAGCCTCTATGGCCTGCATTCGCTGCGTCGGACCTTCCCGACCCATATCTATCAGCAGACCGACAACCTGCGCGCGGCCCAGCTGTTGCTTGGTTACGCCAGCATTGAACGCACCAAGGAGTATATTGGGACCGAACAGGCCGAAGCCCTGGACATTGCGCGCAAGTATCATCTCTGA
- a CDS encoding DUF6447 family protein, whose product MAKVTIDGTEYETDGMSSDAKAQIQNVMYCDRKLEELKNEAAVIQTARNAYARSLSEMLAGDPEKAN is encoded by the coding sequence ATGGCCAAAGTTACCATTGACGGCACCGAATACGAAACCGACGGCATGTCTTCCGATGCGAAGGCGCAGATCCAGAATGTCATGTATTGCGATCGTAAGCTCGAGGAGCTGAAGAACGAAGCTGCTGTCATACAGACCGCCCGGAATGCCTACGCCCGCTCGCTGTCGGAGATGCTCGCGGGCGATCCCGAAAAGGCGAACTAA